CCCGCGCTCATCCCGAGCACATCGCGCTGAGCGCGGGCGGGACCGACTTCACCTACTCCTCGCTGGACGCGGCCGCGGCTCGCGTGGGGGCCGCCATCGTCGAGCTGGTGGGCAGCGGTTCCGGGCGGCGGCCCCGCCGGATCGGTGTTCTCGGCCACCGGGCGGCGGCGGCCAGCTACATCGCCTACCTGGCCGGTCTGCGCTTGGGCGACACGGTGATCTCCCTCAACACCGAGTTCCCGACCCCGCGCAGCGCCGAGATCACGCGGATGGCCGAGCTGGACGTGCTGGTGCACAACGAGTCGCAGCGGGAGCTCGCCGCGGAACTGCGCGACGAGACCGGGGTGGCGCTGCTGCCGATCGCCGATGACGGCTCGGACTTCACCGGTGACGGCCCGGCCGCGCCGGTGGGCGCACCGGAACCCGACGACCTGGCGTACATCATCTTCACGTCCGGGTCGACGGGCAGCCCCAAGGGCGTTCCGATCAAGCACCGGAACATCGCCGCCTGGATGCCGCACTTCGTCGGGCTCTTCACCGACGGTCCCGGTGCGCGGGTCTCGCAGACCGCGGACCTGTCGTGGGACCTCTCGGTGATCAACGTGTGGCTGGCGTGGGGCTCCGGGGGCGCGGTCGTCGCGCCGTCCAAGACCGCGCTGCTCGCTCCCACCAAGCACATCGCCGACGACCGGATCACGCACTGGATCTCGACGCCGTCCTCGGTGACGATGGCCCGGTGGCTGGGCGATCTGGTGCCGGACGCGATGCCGACGCTGCGCTGGAGCCTGTTCGGCGGGGAGGCGTTGACGCCCGAGCACGTGCAGGCCTGGACGGAGGCGGCTCCGGCCAGCGCGGTGGCCAACGTGTACGGCCCGAGCGAGACGACCGTGACCTGCCTGGCCTACGTCCTGCCCGCCGATCCCGGCGACTGGCCCACCACGTCGAACGGGACCTTCCCGGTCGGGCAGACCCACCCCGCCATCGAGCACGTCGTCGTCGACGAGGAGGGGAAGCCCGCACAGGCGGGCGAACTCCTGGTCCGCGGGCCGCAGCGGTTCGACGGTTACCTGGACCCGGCGCACAACCGCCGGCGGTTCGCGCTGCTGAACGAC
This portion of the Saccharopolyspora antimicrobica genome encodes:
- a CDS encoding AMP-binding protein, whose amino-acid sequence is MSVVPGMYEWFRTSARAHPEHIALSAGGTDFTYSSLDAAAARVGAAIVELVGSGSGRRPRRIGVLGHRAAAASYIAYLAGLRLGDTVISLNTEFPTPRSAEITRMAELDVLVHNESQRELAAELRDETGVALLPIADDGSDFTGDGPAAPVGAPEPDDLAYIIFTSGSTGSPKGVPIKHRNIAAWMPHFVGLFTDGPGARVSQTADLSWDLSVINVWLAWGSGGAVVAPSKTALLAPTKHIADDRITHWISTPSSVTMARWLGDLVPDAMPTLRWSLFGGEALTPEHVQAWTEAAPASAVANVYGPSETTVTCLAYVLPADPGDWPTTSNGTFPVGQTHPAIEHVVVDEEGKPAQAGELLVRGPQRFDGYLDPAHNRRRFALLNDNGFAEFHKGPGEPGAEYWYRTGDRIGLEAGSAIYLGRADNQVKVHGYRVEPGDIEAAMRTHPDLDEAVVVPCPADDGIVELAGFYTGEPVGDQALRDFLADRLPTYMTPRFLVRLEQFPLNLNGKVDRKTLTAQAASLVHANSPG